The genomic interval CAGTGACTAGAACTTTTGGTTTAAACATATGATTTTATTTTATGTATAAAAAATTAAGGGCAAGGGAGGGATTAAGGTTCAAGAAAGAAAGATTCAAGCGAACTGTAGAATTATTCATTTTTGGCTTTCTCTACTATTCCAACAATAGTACTTAGAATTTTAGTTAATTCCAATGCTTCTTGAGAAAGTCTTTTTCTTTCTTTTTCAATAGATTGATCATCTTCACAATCTAAAAGTTCTAACCAATGTTTACTCTCCTTTGCTTCTTTTCGACTAATTTTTAACCTATGTAATTCATCTTTTTACTAATTGCATCCCAAGCCTCGATATAATTTGCTCCTACTGACCCGGAAGATCTAATTAATTGTTTGCTATCTTCAAAATTTGCTGAAATTTTTGGCAACCGCTTTACCAAAGCACGACAATCTTTTGCAAACTTGAACATTCTCTTATATAACGCTTCTTTCTTAGAATAATTGTAATCATTATGATTCTCATTCATATTTATAATCTTAATCTCCCTATTCCTGAACCTTGCCCACTAAACCTTCCCTTGCCCCTGGCCCTTGAATCCTAAATCCTAATCTTTTAATTGAAGATATTTCATGATATTTTCTTGTTCTTTCTCGTCAGCTAAGCGTGGTTGAGCGAAATCTTCAATTACAACTGGAAAGTATTCCACTTCTTGCACGCCATCCATATTTATTCTTAATTTAACCGCTAAACCCTGTCGTGTTTCCTCCGACCACATCTGATCAAATACAAAATTTCCTAAACTGTAGAATATATATTTATCTTTATAAATTTCAAGCTCTTGAACAACATGTGGATGATGACCGATTACTAAATCTGCGCCTTGGTCAATTGCCAAATGAGCGAATTTTTGCTGATGAACATTACTTTCATGTTCATATTCTACTCCATCGTGCATAGATACAACCAGGAAATCAACCTTTTCTTTCGCATTTTGAACATCTTTAACTAAACGACTTTCCTGCATCAAGGCAATTCCAGGTCCGTTATCTGCCTCGTAATAATCTGGGCCATAAGCATACCCGAGAAAACCAACTTTATATTTATTTACTTCTTTGATGACTAATTGATTATCCAGCTCAGTTAAATTTTCTGCCGCCCCAAAATAATCAATAGAATATTTCTTTAAATGATCAAAGGTTGACTGTAATCCTGCTTCATCCTTATTTAAACTATGATTGTTCGCTAAAGTCATTACATCAAAACCGGCCCAATCTAGACTTTCAGCTGTTTCAGGGTCAGCTCGAAAAACAAAAGATCCCGTCAGAACCGGCGAGCCAGCAATTATTGGACTTTCCAAATTACCAAAAGTTATATCAGCAGAACTAAGTAATGATTGCACTTTCAAAAACGGATAATGGTAATCATCGTATTTAACCATTTTCTGGCCGACCATCCGAGACAGCATTACGTCACCAACTGCCAGCAAAGAAAAACCTTGCTCCATCAACTCCTGCGCCTTGGTTTGTAAATTCACTTTTGCAACTTTCTCTTGTTCCGCTTGCCATTCATCCAAACTGATTAAACCCTGGGGATCAAAACTTACCACTGTCTCTACTTCGTCAGTTTGCGATTCCCAATAAATAAAACCACCAGCGCCAATTACGCCAAGAGCTATTACAATTATGATTAGTTTTTTCATACTTTTTTGACCTGCGCCAGCCTCGACTAGACTTGAAATCCATCACTATGTAGTTTTGGTCGGGTCTGGGCAGGCCTCCTGTCGCAAATAAGTTTCTATAAACTCTAATATATTACCATTTAAAACTGCTTCTGTGTCAGTAACTTCAAAATTCGTACGATGATCCTTTACCATTTTGTAAGGATGTAAAACATAAGACCGAACTTGATTTCCCCAAGCCGCTTCCGTATATTCACCTCTAAGTCTTTGCTTTTCTTCTTCTTTTTCTGCTTCATAATATTGTTGCAATTTTGAAGTTAAAATTTTCATTGCCGTTTCCTTATTTTGTTGCTGGGAACGTTCGTTTTGACAAGTTGCTACTAATTTTGTCGGTAAATGCGTGATTCGCACAGCTGAATCTGTAGTATTAACACCCTGCCCACCATGACCACTAGCTCGGTAGGTATCAATTTTCAAATCTTCTGACTTCACTTCAATTTCCACTTGATCAGACACATGTGGCAACGCTTCCACCAAAGCAAAAGAGGTATGACGCATTTTTTCAGCATCAAAAGGTGAAATTCTAACTAAACGATGTACCCCCTTTTCTGCCTTGAGATAACCATAACTATTCCTACCTTTAACTTCAAACAAGACACTTTTGACTCCGGCTTCACTCCCCGGTGACAAACTAATAATTTGAGTTTTCCAGTTTTGAATTTCGCAAAAACGTAAATACATTCTCAAGAGCATTTCTGCCCAATCCTGAGCATCGGTTCCACCGGCACCGGCGTGAATTGCCATAATTGAGCTAGAGTGATCATATTTATTTTTAAAAAGAAGAGCAAACTCTAGTTGCTCAAACTTTTTTTTGAATATTCCTAATTGTTTGGTTGCCTCCTCTCTTAAATCAACGGTCTGATCATCTTTGTCTAACTGAGTGATTTCCAATAAATCATAAATATCTTTTTTTATTTTTTCCCAATCGGTCACCTCCTCTTCCAGGTCACTGGCTCTTTGACTGATTTGCTTTGCATTGTCCTGATCATTCCAAAATCCAGGTTCACTCATTTTGTGCTGTAACTCAATCACTTGTTGCTTTTTGCTATCAATTCCAACCACCTGCCAGGCTTTCATCAGCCGGTCTTTTAATTCAATTAGTTGTTTAATGATATCCTGCATTTGCAATAACCAATACACAATTTCCAATACCTAATAATTATTATGAATTGTACATTTTTATAATTACTCTTCACGTTTAACCAAAATAACTGTAATCACCTTTTCTTCACCGTCATGAACAATTTTTAGTTCAACCTGTTCATCTGGTTTATATTTCGCAATTTCATTTAATAAAGTATGTTCACCATCCAGTTTAACACCATTTACTTCAAGAATAATATCATTTTCAACTAAACCTGCTTTGTCTGCTGGTGAATCTGGGACTACTGCTAACTGAGTCTCGCTATCACCACGTACAACTAAAGCACCATTTTCATAATCTAGATTATTCAGACCAGCAATTTCTGCGTTTAATTGGACATAACGAACCCCAAGCCATGGACGAATGATTTCTCCAAACTCCTTAACACTTTCTATAACATTTTTGGCTTGATTAACTGGGATAGCAAAGCCAATAGAACGGCCCTGCC from Candidatus Falkowbacteria bacterium carries:
- a CDS encoding CapA family protein, whose translation is MKKLIIIVIALGVIGAGGFIYWESQTDEVETVVSFDPQGLISLDEWQAEQEKVAKVNLQTKAQELMEQGFSLLAVGDVMLSRMVGQKMVKYDDYHYPFLKVQSLLSSADITFGNLESPIIAGSPVLTGSFVFRADPETAESLDWAGFDVMTLANNHSLNKDEAGLQSTFDHLKKYSIDYFGAAENLTELDNQLVIKEVNKYKVGFLGYAYGPDYYEADNGPGIALMQESRLVKDVQNAKEKVDFLVVSMHDGVEYEHESNVHQQKFAHLAIDQGADLVIGHHPHVVQELEIYKDKYIFYSLGNFVFDQMWSEETRQGLAVKLRINMDGVQEVEYFPVVIEDFAQPRLADEKEQENIMKYLQLKD
- a CDS encoding peptide chain release factor 2 produces the protein MQDIIKQLIELKDRLMKAWQVVGIDSKKQQVIELQHKMSEPGFWNDQDNAKQISQRASDLEEEVTDWEKIKKDIYDLLEITQLDKDDQTVDLREEATKQLGIFKKKFEQLEFALLFKNKYDHSSSIMAIHAGAGGTDAQDWAEMLLRMYLRFCEIQNWKTQIISLSPGSEAGVKSVLFEVKGRNSYGYLKAEKGVHRLVRISPFDAEKMRHTSFALVEALPHVSDQVEIEVKSEDLKIDTYRASGHGGQGVNTTDSAVRITHLPTKLVATCQNERSQQQNKETAMKILTSKLQQYYEAEKEEEKQRLRGEYTEAAWGNQVRSYVLHPYKMVKDHRTNFEVTDTEAVLNGNILEFIETYLRQEACPDPTKTT